One stretch of Halobaculum marinum DNA includes these proteins:
- a CDS encoding group I intron-associated PD-(D/E)XK endonuclease, whose amino-acid sequence MDSLDEMPSHRKGDYTEVVVVAELKRRGISVSKPIGDNERYDLVVEANQKFWTLQVKTGSYRDDGINFRGVSQHTNASGNTYKSYDGDVDFFAVYCHELGSMYLVPEEEVGSNMFLRTAEPSQRHRNINWADVYEFDRNWPPDETTGSSDDVSTVVDMLEERGITIHKPVTRETYQLLLEADDGTRYRTAVEHGTINGGRIRFDPKCAVAGPDAIDLVLVYSTELDTLHLVRRDEYNTAISLRVAAPEQWNRDINWAEEYEFDARWPDDLE is encoded by the coding sequence ATGGACTCGTTGGATGAGATGCCGAGCCATCGGAAGGGGGATTACACGGAAGTCGTTGTCGTCGCGGAGTTGAAGCGGCGTGGCATATCCGTCTCGAAACCCATCGGTGACAACGAGCGGTACGACCTCGTCGTTGAGGCGAACCAGAAATTCTGGACACTACAGGTGAAAACTGGCTCCTACCGCGACGACGGAATCAACTTCCGTGGGGTTTCACAGCATACGAACGCGAGTGGAAACACGTACAAATCGTACGACGGCGACGTAGACTTCTTCGCCGTATACTGTCACGAACTCGGATCGATGTACCTCGTTCCGGAGGAGGAAGTCGGCTCGAATATGTTCCTCAGAACTGCGGAACCGTCGCAACGTCACAGGAACATCAACTGGGCGGACGTGTACGAATTCGATCGGAATTGGCCGCCGGACGAAACTACCGGTTCGTCGGACGATGTCTCGACGGTTGTCGACATGCTCGAGGAACGAGGAATCACGATTCACAAGCCAGTCACACGAGAGACGTATCAGTTGCTCCTCGAAGCAGACGACGGTACCAGATACAGGACAGCAGTCGAGCATGGTACGATAAATGGGGGAAGAATTCGATTCGATCCGAAGTGTGCGGTCGCAGGTCCGGACGCGATCGATCTCGTACTCGTGTACTCGACGGAACTCGATACGCTCCATCTCGTCCGTCGAGACGAGTACAACACGGCGATCTCACTCCGAGTTGCAGCACCTGAGCAGTGGAACCGAGATATCAACTGGGCCGAGGAGTACGAATTCGACGCCCGTTGGCCGGATGATCTGGAATAA